A window of Pseudodesulfovibrio hydrargyri contains these coding sequences:
- the rny gene encoding ribonuclease Y: MLPQIAMVGGALILGLAVGIILFKYITDKKVSDSKGLAERIVEEARKESEALKKESRLQAQDEIFNQKKELEREFKDRESQLKNEEKRLHSKEERLDAKREKVADKEAQVVELEKQLIKQEKHLSELEEDLTLKADEHERKLQEISGLTVEEARESLLKEIESRTRHEAAKMIRNIEMEAKENASKKAREVLSLALQRYAGDYAGEQTVTAVTLPSEDMKGRIIGREGRNIRALEAATGVDLIIDDTPETVVLSAFSPLKREVAKQALERLIHDGRIHPARIEEIVRKVEGEMDTKLKEIGEQATFDVGVHGIHPELINLLGRLHYRTSFSQNVLQHSMEVAFLCGVMAAELGLNEKEAKRAGLLHDIGKAVDHEIEGPHAIIGADLAKKHGESKEIIHSIAAHHEDTPPMSILANLVQAADSLSGARPGARKELLENYVKRLEELEGLATGFDGVQKAYAIQAGREIRVMVDSEKVGDENTYVLCKDIAEKIENNMTYPGQIRVTVIREKRAVGYAK; encoded by the coding sequence ATGTTACCCCAAATCGCCATGGTCGGCGGTGCATTGATCCTCGGCCTCGCCGTCGGGATCATCCTTTTCAAATACATCACCGACAAAAAGGTATCCGACTCCAAAGGGCTTGCGGAACGCATCGTGGAGGAGGCCCGCAAGGAGAGCGAGGCCCTGAAGAAGGAATCGCGCCTCCAGGCGCAGGATGAGATTTTCAACCAGAAAAAGGAGCTGGAGCGCGAGTTCAAGGACCGCGAGAGCCAGCTCAAGAACGAGGAGAAGCGCCTCCACTCCAAGGAGGAGCGCCTCGACGCCAAACGGGAAAAGGTCGCGGACAAGGAAGCCCAGGTGGTCGAGCTGGAAAAGCAGCTCATCAAACAGGAGAAGCACCTGAGCGAACTGGAGGAGGACCTGACCCTGAAGGCCGACGAGCACGAGCGCAAGCTCCAGGAGATCTCCGGCCTGACCGTGGAGGAGGCCCGTGAGAGCCTGCTCAAGGAGATCGAGTCCCGCACCCGGCACGAAGCCGCCAAGATGATCCGGAACATCGAGATGGAGGCCAAGGAAAACGCCTCCAAGAAGGCCAGGGAGGTCCTCTCCCTGGCGCTGCAGCGCTACGCGGGCGACTACGCCGGCGAGCAGACCGTGACCGCCGTGACTCTGCCCTCCGAGGACATGAAAGGCCGCATCATCGGCCGCGAGGGACGCAACATCCGCGCCCTGGAAGCGGCCACCGGCGTGGACCTGATCATCGACGACACGCCCGAAACCGTGGTCCTGTCCGCCTTCAGCCCGCTCAAGCGGGAGGTGGCCAAGCAGGCGCTCGAGCGTCTCATCCACGACGGCCGCATCCACCCCGCCCGCATCGAGGAGATCGTCCGCAAGGTCGAGGGCGAGATGGACACCAAGCTCAAGGAGATCGGCGAGCAGGCCACCTTCGACGTGGGCGTGCACGGCATCCACCCCGAGTTGATCAACCTGCTCGGCCGGTTGCACTACCGCACCAGCTTCTCCCAGAACGTGCTCCAGCACTCCATGGAGGTCGCCTTCCTGTGCGGCGTCATGGCCGCCGAGCTCGGCCTGAACGAGAAGGAGGCCAAGCGCGCGGGATTGCTGCACGACATCGGCAAGGCCGTGGACCACGAGATCGAAGGCCCCCACGCCATCATCGGCGCGGACCTGGCCAAGAAGCACGGCGAGTCCAAGGAGATCATCCACTCCATCGCCGCCCACCACGAGGACACCCCGCCCATGTCCATCCTGGCCAACCTGGTCCAGGCCGCCGACTCCCTGTCCGGCGCCCGGCCCGGCGCGCGCAAGGAGCTGCTCGAGAACTACGTCAAGCGTCTCGAGGAGCTGGAAGGGCTGGCCACCGGCTTCGACGGCGTGCAGAAGGCCTACGCCATCCAGGCCGGGCGCGAGATCCGCGTCATGGTCGACTCCGAGAAGGTCGGCGACGAGAACACCTACGTGCTCTGTAAGGACATCGCCGAAAAGATCGAGAACAACATGACCTACCCCGGCCAGATCCGGGTCACGGTCATCCGCGAGAAGCGGGCCGTGGGCTACGCCAAATAA
- a CDS encoding substrate-binding periplasmic protein — protein sequence MRTILKILPLSLCLLLIESAGMAGVVPTAAEERSMVMFIAYADVPPYYIDDSEGRGNGILMDVLRAVTGPLNCTVTSMRLPDKRGWEMLEHGGVDVYASAREWIGNPDRFLWTDPFMPNDDVLIYRAGSPQIYSGPESLYGKTVACIKGFVYPTLEGHFGPGRIMRIDATSPEAMLELLVRGRADAVLVNHTEIRWIFRTSREHEPHRFRIDAQPVDRALIRFLFPRGRGWEPMVGQFNRRLHAMRKDGSLNAILDRYK from the coding sequence ATGCGAACCATACTGAAGATACTCCCCCTCTCCCTCTGCCTCCTGCTCATCGAAAGCGCGGGCATGGCGGGCGTCGTCCCGACCGCTGCCGAAGAGAGGAGCATGGTCATGTTCATCGCCTACGCGGACGTGCCGCCCTACTACATCGACGACTCCGAGGGCCGGGGCAACGGCATCCTCATGGACGTGCTCCGGGCCGTGACCGGCCCGCTGAACTGCACTGTGACCAGCATGCGGCTGCCCGACAAGCGGGGTTGGGAAATGCTCGAACACGGCGGGGTGGACGTGTACGCCTCGGCCAGGGAGTGGATCGGAAACCCGGACCGGTTCCTGTGGACCGACCCGTTCATGCCCAATGACGACGTGCTCATCTACCGCGCGGGCAGCCCCCAGATATACAGCGGGCCCGAATCCCTCTACGGCAAGACCGTGGCCTGCATAAAGGGGTTCGTCTACCCGACCCTGGAAGGCCATTTCGGGCCGGGCCGGATCATGCGGATCGACGCCACCTCGCCCGAGGCCATGCTCGAACTCCTGGTCCGCGGCCGGGCCGACGCCGTGCTGGTCAACCACACGGAAATACGGTGGATATTCCGCACGAGCAGGGAGCATGAGCCGCACAGGTTCCGCATCGACGCCCAGCCTGTGGACCGGGCCCTTATCCGGTTTCTCTTTCCCCGCGGCCGGGGCTGGGAGCCCATGGTAGGACAGTTCAACCGCCGCCTTCACGCCATGAGAAAGGACGGCAGCCTCAATGCCATACTCGACAGATATAAGTAG
- a CDS encoding TIGR00282 family metallophosphoesterase, producing the protein MRILFLGDIVGVPGRKAVIHNLARIREEESLDFVFANGENASGGYGLKAKHAKELLKAGLDGITGGNHIWKYKDLYSMLDGDGRILRPHNYPEQLPGSGVRVFRKEGFPPVAVINLIGRTFMPPIDCPFAAVETVLDALPAEVTVQVVDFHAEATGEKIAMGYFLEGKVSAVVGTHTHVQTNDAKVLSGGTAYLTDLGMCGAADSCLGMKPEIILDRYLTGLPRQLEAATGPGVLQGAIFDIDESTGKAVSMATFQREG; encoded by the coding sequence ATGCGCATTCTCTTTCTCGGCGACATCGTAGGCGTGCCCGGCCGCAAGGCCGTCATCCACAACCTCGCCCGCATCCGGGAGGAGGAGTCCCTCGACTTCGTCTTCGCCAACGGCGAGAACGCGAGCGGCGGGTACGGCCTCAAGGCCAAGCACGCCAAGGAGCTGCTCAAGGCGGGCCTGGACGGCATCACCGGCGGCAACCACATCTGGAAGTACAAGGATCTCTACTCCATGCTCGACGGGGACGGCCGCATCCTGCGGCCCCACAACTACCCGGAGCAGCTGCCCGGCTCGGGCGTGCGCGTCTTCCGCAAGGAGGGCTTCCCGCCGGTGGCGGTCATCAACCTCATCGGCCGGACCTTCATGCCGCCCATAGACTGCCCGTTCGCCGCAGTGGAGACCGTGCTCGACGCGTTGCCCGCCGAGGTCACGGTGCAGGTCGTGGACTTTCACGCCGAGGCCACGGGCGAGAAGATCGCCATGGGCTACTTCCTGGAGGGCAAGGTCTCGGCCGTGGTCGGCACCCATACCCATGTCCAGACCAACGACGCCAAGGTGCTCTCCGGCGGCACGGCCTACCTGACCGATCTGGGCATGTGCGGGGCCGCCGACTCCTGCCTGGGCATGAAGCCCGAGATCATCCTGGACCGCTACCTGACGGGCCTGCCCCGGCAACTGGAAGCGGCCACCGGTCCCGGGGTTTTACAAGGCGCGATTTTTGACATAGATGAGAGCACCGGCAAGGCGGTATCCATGGCCACGTTCCAGCGGGAAGGCTAG
- a CDS encoding CheR family methyltransferase, whose amino-acid sequence MSRSTDQANEKLKQAMDQSMNLVRSEMGDAEFKRFSDLIQSELGIKMPPTKKVLLQSRFQKRLRALGLPGYKEYCDYVFSDAGREQERMHLIDVVTTNTTHFFREPKHWDIMNNIVLPELWSRGVGRSTPLRIWSAGCSSGEEPYTLGMVLHEWGGTRQGFDFTILATDISQKILAEAKRAVYSMDKVEDVPMQYKKKYMLKSKDKQLVKMDAILRNKVSFQQLNFMEDFRLQNSQNIIFCRNVVIYFDRSTQEVLFNKFCNNLQPGGYLFIGHSESLSGMTLPIRQVAPTVFQRL is encoded by the coding sequence ATGAGCCGCAGCACAGACCAAGCCAACGAAAAGCTCAAGCAGGCCATGGATCAATCCATGAACCTCGTGCGCTCCGAAATGGGCGACGCGGAATTCAAGCGGTTCAGCGACCTGATCCAGTCCGAACTCGGCATCAAGATGCCGCCCACCAAGAAGGTCCTGCTCCAGTCCCGGTTCCAGAAGCGTCTGCGCGCCCTGGGGCTGCCCGGTTACAAGGAGTACTGCGACTACGTCTTCTCGGACGCGGGGCGCGAACAGGAGCGCATGCACCTGATCGACGTGGTCACCACCAACACCACCCATTTCTTCCGGGAGCCCAAGCACTGGGACATCATGAACAACATCGTCCTGCCCGAGCTGTGGAGCCGGGGCGTGGGCCGGTCCACTCCCCTGCGCATCTGGTCGGCGGGCTGTTCCAGCGGCGAGGAGCCGTATACCCTGGGCATGGTCCTGCACGAATGGGGCGGGACGCGCCAGGGGTTCGACTTCACCATCCTGGCCACGGACATCTCCCAGAAGATCCTGGCCGAGGCCAAGCGGGCCGTCTACTCCATGGACAAGGTCGAGGACGTGCCCATGCAGTACAAGAAGAAGTACATGCTCAAGTCCAAGGACAAGCAGCTGGTCAAGATGGACGCCATCCTGCGCAACAAGGTCTCGTTCCAGCAGTTGAACTTCATGGAGGACTTCCGGCTGCAGAACAGCCAGAACATCATCTTCTGCCGCAACGTGGTCATCTACTTCGACCGGTCCACCCAGGAAGTGCTCTTCAACAAGTTCTGCAACAACCTGCAGCCCGGCGGCTACCTCTTCATCGGCCACTCGGAAAGCCTGTCCGGCATGACCCTGCCCATCCGGCAGGTTGCCCCCACGGTCTTCCAGCGGCTCTGA
- a CDS encoding substrate-binding periplasmic protein, whose translation MYDKESIPYRQVAAKTGQDGPGSPSGGETRATRRCTGGLRRASGPAAVVLACLLFFCSEGAGHARDLVLFITNENWPPYQINDSALKGKGVIVDMLGEIAPSLGLTLKVRVLPERRGWDMLEHGEVDIFPTAREWTENPDRYLWTAPLMLNEDILLFRAGSTLRYVSPASLEGLSVAAMEDFVYPALEPSFREGKIIRIDCGSPYNMLEMLDRSRVDAALVNRSETLWLFRNYPELHPERFRMDETPFDSAWYRFLLPRGRGWEQYIDRFNDRITTMKRDGTLNAILDRYR comes from the coding sequence ATGTACGACAAGGAATCGATACCATACCGGCAAGTTGCCGCAAAGACCGGACAGGACGGGCCCGGCTCGCCGTCCGGCGGGGAGACGCGGGCGACGCGCCGTTGTACCGGCGGCCTGCGCCGCGCTTCCGGCCCAGCCGCCGTGGTCCTTGCCTGCCTGTTGTTTTTCTGCTCCGAAGGCGCGGGACACGCGCGCGATCTCGTCCTGTTCATAACCAACGAGAATTGGCCCCCCTATCAGATCAACGATTCGGCATTGAAGGGCAAGGGCGTGATAGTGGACATGCTCGGGGAAATCGCGCCTTCCCTAGGCCTGACCCTCAAGGTACGGGTCCTGCCCGAGCGCCGGGGCTGGGACATGCTCGAACACGGCGAGGTGGACATCTTTCCCACGGCCCGGGAATGGACCGAGAATCCCGACCGCTACCTCTGGACGGCCCCGCTCATGCTCAATGAGGACATTCTGCTTTTCCGGGCGGGCAGCACGCTGCGCTACGTTTCTCCGGCCTCCCTGGAGGGGCTGAGCGTGGCCGCCATGGAGGATTTCGTCTATCCCGCCCTGGAGCCGTCTTTCCGGGAAGGAAAGATCATACGCATCGACTGCGGGTCGCCCTACAACATGCTGGAGATGCTCGACCGGAGCAGGGTGGACGCGGCCCTGGTCAACCGCAGCGAGACCCTGTGGCTCTTCCGCAACTATCCGGAGCTGCATCCCGAGCGCTTCCGCATGGACGAGACCCCGTTCGACAGCGCCTGGTACCGCTTCCTGCTGCCCAGGGGACGGGGCTGGGAGCAGTATATCGACCGTTTCAACGACCGCATCACGACCATGAAGCGGGACGGCACCCTCAACGCCATACTCGACCGGTACAGATAG
- a CDS encoding DUF6785 family protein, producing the protein MNGRLRLRALATGLVLGLVLCVYTPYNNAVLGGVPLGGGHFPLAPFFILAWLFLLDAAAARLTRRPPVLSGVELLVVWLMMTLFTAIGYAGLTETFFVNITAPQRYAKDAYRWTEVLGPLLPDSWFPHSADAVRQLFQGLKGGRDMSVLQVLSSIPWGVWLPPLLVWSLFILGAYFVMICLTALFGRQWVVNERVNFPLLRVPMLMGEALDQRQFSSWWTDRFLLTGLVLTGALHLLNGLHFYYPSVPQLPTLILAGSYFPKFGLFSGFYKLKLYFIPAFVGFAFLTTRQISFSMWFFHLAAGLLFGLLYVLGWQLPEAALGTTLGPDLARPEGAQTIGSYAVFFIFLVWLARHHLKETLSCLTRPVCKGGEAINRSGRAMPPQEWGPPAWPLLGLVLGMLFLIAWCRWFGLPWAGAILLPVAFMLVMLVISRLVCQGGLPYFTLTAAPSDGIMGLFGTGVLGSAGVAATAIMQKVLFLDVREAVAPTLFHGAKIGESAAPARRGLVLAAIGLSLVLALAAAFATMLYLGHRYGLRELRLDWATQTVLANFENAQRLVDQPVGPNQWLLTYAGFGALVMFVLIYCYYKLPWWPLHPLGYLAAYSAGMKILWYPFFLGWLCNHLVLHYGGTRLYNKVRFLFIGLILGDFLMGGAYAVIGMFSSQAYSVFPM; encoded by the coding sequence ATGAACGGACGACTGAGGCTGCGCGCACTGGCCACCGGGCTCGTCCTCGGCCTGGTCCTGTGCGTCTACACCCCGTACAACAACGCGGTCCTCGGCGGCGTGCCGCTGGGCGGCGGGCACTTCCCCCTGGCTCCGTTCTTCATCCTGGCCTGGCTGTTCCTCCTCGACGCCGCCGCCGCGCGCCTGACCAGGCGGCCGCCGGTCCTGTCCGGGGTGGAGCTGCTGGTCGTCTGGCTGATGATGACCCTGTTCACGGCCATCGGCTACGCCGGGCTGACCGAGACCTTTTTCGTCAACATCACCGCGCCCCAGCGCTACGCCAAGGACGCCTACCGCTGGACCGAGGTCCTGGGCCCGCTGCTGCCCGACTCCTGGTTCCCGCACTCGGCCGATGCCGTGCGCCAGCTCTTCCAGGGGCTCAAGGGCGGCCGGGACATGTCCGTGCTCCAGGTCCTCTCGTCCATCCCGTGGGGGGTCTGGCTGCCGCCGCTGCTCGTCTGGTCCCTGTTCATCCTGGGCGCGTATTTCGTCATGATCTGCCTGACCGCCCTGTTCGGCCGCCAGTGGGTGGTCAACGAGCGGGTCAACTTCCCCCTGCTGCGCGTGCCCATGCTCATGGGCGAGGCCCTGGACCAGAGGCAATTCTCCTCCTGGTGGACCGACCGCTTCCTGCTCACCGGCCTGGTCCTGACCGGGGCCCTGCACCTGCTCAACGGCCTGCACTTCTACTACCCGTCCGTACCCCAGCTGCCGACCCTGATCCTGGCCGGGTCCTATTTCCCCAAGTTCGGGCTCTTCTCCGGGTTCTACAAACTGAAGCTCTATTTCATCCCGGCCTTCGTGGGCTTCGCCTTCCTGACCACCCGGCAGATATCCTTTTCCATGTGGTTCTTCCACCTGGCCGCCGGGCTGCTCTTCGGCCTGCTCTACGTGCTCGGCTGGCAGCTGCCCGAGGCCGCGCTCGGGACCACGCTCGGGCCCGACCTGGCCCGGCCCGAGGGCGCGCAGACCATCGGCTCCTACGCCGTGTTCTTCATTTTCCTGGTCTGGCTGGCCCGCCACCACCTCAAGGAGACCCTGTCCTGCCTGACACGGCCGGTCTGCAAGGGCGGCGAGGCCATCAACCGGTCGGGCCGCGCCATGCCTCCCCAGGAATGGGGACCGCCCGCCTGGCCGCTGCTCGGCCTGGTCCTGGGCATGCTCTTCCTCATCGCCTGGTGCCGCTGGTTCGGCCTGCCCTGGGCCGGAGCCATCCTGCTGCCCGTGGCCTTCATGCTGGTCATGCTGGTCATCAGCCGACTGGTCTGCCAGGGCGGCCTGCCCTACTTCACCCTGACCGCGGCCCCGTCCGACGGGATCATGGGGCTGTTCGGCACGGGCGTGCTCGGCTCGGCGGGCGTGGCCGCCACCGCGATCATGCAGAAAGTCCTGTTCCTGGACGTGCGCGAGGCCGTGGCCCCGACCCTGTTCCACGGGGCCAAGATAGGCGAGTCCGCGGCCCCGGCCCGGCGCGGCCTGGTGCTCGCGGCCATAGGCTTGTCCCTGGTCCTGGCCCTGGCCGCCGCGTTCGCGACCATGCTCTACCTCGGCCACCGCTACGGGCTGCGCGAGCTGCGCCTGGACTGGGCCACCCAGACCGTGCTGGCCAACTTTGAAAACGCCCAGCGGCTGGTCGACCAGCCGGTGGGGCCCAACCAGTGGCTGCTGACCTACGCGGGCTTCGGCGCGCTGGTCATGTTCGTGCTCATCTACTGCTACTACAAGCTGCCCTGGTGGCCCCTGCACCCCCTGGGCTATCTGGCGGCCTATTCGGCGGGCATGAAGATCCTGTGGTATCCGTTCTTCCTGGGCTGGCTGTGCAACCACCTGGTCCTGCACTACGGCGGCACTAGGCTTTACAACAAGGTCCGGTTCCTGTTCATCGGCCTGATCCTCGGCGATTTCCTCATGGGCGGCGCCTACGCCGTCATCGGCATGTTCTCCAGCCAGGCGTACAGCGTCTTCCCCATGTAG
- a CDS encoding peptide transporter: MYDDKELKEYRDLMQPPEKFEEGFDWKTIVGAIFIGFLMMPGSMYLQLVIGQGIGPAARWVTIILFAEIAKRSYTHLKEQEIFLLYYMAGAALASPFQGLLWNQYLVQSDAARMLGLTEFIPHWVAPALGSGSYLERTFLHRDWLVPILLLVGSQLVQRIDHFGLGYSLYRITSDVEKLPFPMAPVGALGTMALAESTEDKKTGWKWRVFSIGGVIGLAFGFFYVLLPALSGLLFTEPIRLIPIPWVELTQHTEDVLPAVATGIQFDLGLVFIGMVLPFWAVIGGLLGLIVTIVANPILYAHGILHRWHPGMATVETVFANNFDFYMSFGIGLGLAIGAVGVYYVVKSFRSSSGGLDFSALFNPPAGRGDINFWVSIAIYVFSTLCYIAFCLWLVPNFPWIFFVLYGFVYTPVISYISARMEGVAGQFVALPMVREFSFIAGAKFFGYHGLEIWYAPIPVHNYGEATVQFRQIELTGTSLRGIIKAEILVFPIVMVSSLLFSQFLWQLAPIPSPEYPFAQELWHLQALNSLLLQTSTLDGNSLFFEALSGPVVLSGLGLGLILYSVLNVLGLPVLLVYGVVRGLGQSTPHGMLLEVVGALLGRFYFLKKYGTKWRHYAPVLLAGFSCGMGLTGMFAMGCTLIMKSLGRLAY; the protein is encoded by the coding sequence ATGTACGACGACAAGGAACTGAAAGAATATCGCGACCTGATGCAGCCGCCGGAGAAGTTCGAGGAGGGCTTCGACTGGAAGACCATCGTCGGGGCCATCTTCATCGGCTTTTTGATGATGCCCGGCTCCATGTACCTGCAGCTGGTCATCGGCCAGGGCATCGGCCCGGCCGCCCGCTGGGTGACCATCATCCTGTTCGCCGAGATCGCCAAGCGCTCCTACACCCACCTGAAGGAACAGGAAATCTTCCTGCTCTACTACATGGCTGGCGCGGCCCTGGCCTCGCCGTTCCAGGGGTTGTTGTGGAACCAGTACCTGGTCCAGTCCGACGCGGCGCGCATGCTCGGCCTGACCGAGTTCATCCCCCACTGGGTCGCCCCGGCGCTCGGCTCGGGCTCCTACCTGGAGCGGACCTTCCTGCACCGCGACTGGCTGGTGCCCATCCTGCTCCTGGTCGGCTCCCAGCTGGTCCAGCGCATCGACCACTTCGGCCTGGGCTACTCCCTCTACCGGATCACCTCGGACGTGGAGAAGCTGCCCTTCCCCATGGCCCCGGTGGGCGCGCTGGGCACCATGGCCCTGGCCGAGTCCACCGAGGACAAGAAGACCGGCTGGAAGTGGCGGGTCTTCTCCATCGGCGGGGTCATCGGGCTGGCCTTCGGCTTCTTCTACGTGCTCCTGCCCGCCCTGTCCGGGCTGCTCTTCACCGAACCCATCCGGCTCATACCCATCCCGTGGGTCGAGCTGACGCAGCACACCGAGGACGTTCTGCCCGCCGTGGCCACCGGCATACAATTCGATCTCGGCCTGGTCTTCATCGGCATGGTCCTGCCCTTCTGGGCGGTCATCGGCGGCCTGCTCGGGCTGATCGTGACCATCGTGGCCAACCCGATCCTCTACGCCCACGGCATCCTGCACCGCTGGCACCCGGGCATGGCCACGGTGGAGACGGTCTTCGCCAACAATTTCGACTTCTACATGAGTTTCGGCATCGGGCTTGGCCTGGCCATCGGCGCGGTGGGCGTCTACTATGTCGTCAAATCATTCAGGAGCTCCAGCGGCGGTCTGGACTTCTCGGCCCTGTTCAACCCGCCCGCCGGGCGCGGGGACATCAACTTCTGGGTGTCCATCGCCATCTACGTCTTCTCCACGCTGTGCTACATCGCGTTTTGCCTGTGGCTGGTGCCGAACTTCCCGTGGATATTCTTCGTCCTCTACGGCTTCGTCTACACCCCGGTCATCTCGTACATCTCCGCGCGCATGGAGGGCGTGGCCGGGCAGTTCGTGGCCCTGCCCATGGTCCGCGAGTTCTCGTTCATCGCCGGGGCCAAGTTCTTCGGCTACCACGGGCTGGAGATCTGGTACGCGCCCATCCCGGTGCACAACTACGGCGAGGCCACGGTCCAGTTCCGCCAGATCGAGCTGACCGGCACCAGCCTGCGGGGGATCATCAAGGCCGAAATCCTGGTCTTCCCCATCGTCATGGTCTCCTCACTGCTCTTCTCCCAGTTCCTCTGGCAGCTCGCGCCCATCCCCTCGCCCGAGTACCCCTTTGCCCAGGAACTGTGGCACCTCCAGGCCCTGAACTCCCTGCTGCTCCAGACGTCCACCCTGGACGGCAACTCGCTCTTCTTCGAGGCGTTGTCCGGCCCGGTTGTCCTGTCCGGCCTGGGGCTCGGGCTGATCCTCTACTCCGTGCTCAACGTCCTCGGCCTGCCCGTGCTCCTGGTCTACGGCGTGGTCCGGGGGCTCGGCCAGTCCACGCCCCACGGCATGCTCCTCGAGGTCGTGGGCGCGCTCCTCGGGCGTTTCTATTTCCTGAAGAAATACGGCACCAAATGGCGGCACTACGCCCCGGTCCTGCTGGCGGGCTTCTCCTGCGGCATGGGGCTGACCGGCATGTTCGCCATGGGCTGCACCCTGATCATGAAATCCCTGGGCCGATTGGCCTACTAG
- the glmU gene encoding bifunctional UDP-N-acetylglucosamine diphosphorylase/glucosamine-1-phosphate N-acetyltransferase GlmU, which translates to MPETKTTALVLAAGKGTRMRSPKAKVLQTLLNEPMLFYVYEALAPIVRDNVLTVVGHDADNVAKAFPAMADRFVTQAEQLGTGHALQVAWEAVEKSGATHCLVINGDTPLVTVEALDRLVAAQGCCDLAFMTITPRDTGAFGRVVRDPERRIRAIVEAKDYDFSLHGPVTGEVNAGIYLLKVATIGPLLHKLENGNKSGEYYITDLVELAVEKGLSVDGVQAGNDVSLMGINSPRELINAENTLRARIVDELLDGGVLIHNPGTVIIGPRAVVEPGAEIFGHCEIYGASRVAAGARLGSYNHITDATFAPGCVIREFNHIEGAEVGEGVTVGPYSRLRPGARLEKDARIGNFVEMKKATLGEGAKASHLTYLGDAEVGAGANIGAGTITCNYDGKNKFTTRIGAGAFIGSNTALVAPVSVGDNALIGAGSTITKDVPDNQTGIARGKQVNLKRSLKRNS; encoded by the coding sequence ATGCCCGAGACCAAGACGACCGCCCTGGTGCTGGCCGCCGGCAAGGGGACGCGGATGCGTTCGCCCAAGGCCAAAGTGTTGCAGACACTGCTGAACGAGCCCATGCTTTTCTACGTGTACGAGGCCCTTGCGCCCATCGTCCGGGACAACGTCCTGACCGTTGTCGGCCACGACGCCGACAACGTGGCCAAGGCCTTCCCGGCCATGGCCGACCGCTTCGTCACGCAGGCCGAACAGCTCGGCACGGGCCACGCCCTGCAGGTCGCCTGGGAGGCTGTGGAAAAGTCCGGGGCCACCCACTGCCTGGTCATCAACGGCGACACCCCGCTGGTCACGGTCGAGGCCCTGGACCGGTTGGTGGCCGCCCAGGGATGCTGCGACCTGGCCTTCATGACCATCACCCCGCGCGACACCGGGGCGTTCGGCCGCGTGGTCCGCGACCCCGAGCGCCGAATCCGGGCCATCGTCGAGGCCAAGGACTACGATTTCTCCCTGCACGGACCGGTCACCGGCGAGGTCAACGCGGGCATCTACCTGCTCAAGGTCGCGACCATCGGCCCGCTCCTGCACAAGCTGGAGAACGGAAACAAATCCGGCGAATACTACATCACCGACCTGGTGGAACTGGCCGTGGAAAAGGGCTTGTCCGTGGACGGCGTCCAGGCGGGCAACGACGTCTCGCTCATGGGCATCAACTCCCCGCGTGAGCTGATCAATGCCGAGAACACCCTGCGGGCACGCATCGTGGACGAACTCCTCGACGGGGGCGTGCTCATCCACAACCCCGGCACCGTGATCATCGGGCCCAGGGCCGTGGTCGAGCCCGGGGCCGAGATATTCGGCCACTGCGAGATCTACGGCGCGTCAAGGGTCGCCGCCGGAGCCCGGCTCGGCTCATACAACCACATCACCGACGCGACCTTCGCCCCCGGCTGCGTGATCCGCGAATTCAACCACATCGAGGGGGCCGAGGTGGGCGAAGGCGTGACCGTGGGGCCCTACTCCCGGCTGCGGCCCGGCGCACGGCTCGAAAAGGACGCGCGCATCGGCAATTTCGTGGAGATGAAGAAGGCGACCCTCGGCGAGGGCGCCAAGGCCAGCCACCTGACCTATCTCGGCGACGCCGAGGTCGGGGCCGGGGCCAACATCGGGGCCGGAACCATCACCTGCAACTACGACGGGAAAAACAAATTCACGACCAGGATCGGCGCGGGCGCGTTCATCGGCTCCAACACCGCCCTGGTCGCTCCGGTGAGCGTTGGCGACAACGCCCTGATCGGGGCGGGATCCACCATCACCAAGGACGTGCCGGACAATCAGACCGGCATCGCCAGAGGCAAGCAGGTCAACCTGAAACGGAGCCTGAAGAGAAACTCGTGA
- the zapA gene encoding cell division protein ZapA has translation MPRYTLTLMGLEISFKTDADNVRIEAAQAFIENKHKELVSGAGDISKEKLLTYLLLSLADDYLVAEDKLKRLEGKIGEILEKTSTDPGR, from the coding sequence ATGCCGCGCTACACGCTGACCCTGATGGGACTCGAGATATCCTTCAAGACGGATGCGGACAACGTCCGTATCGAGGCCGCGCAGGCGTTTATCGAGAACAAGCACAAGGAGCTTGTTTCCGGGGCCGGTGACATCAGCAAGGAAAAGCTGCTCACCTATCTGCTCCTGAGCCTGGCGGACGATTATCTGGTCGCCGAGGATAAGCTGAAGCGACTGGAAGGGAAGATCGGAGAGATTTTGGAAAAGACCTCAACGGACCCGGGCCGATAA